In a single window of the bacterium genome:
- a CDS encoding LptF/LptG family permease, translating into MKILDRYLFAEMFWPFVGGLLTFAVLITGHMLFLAIEILVDHHVPLWGVVRYIGYQLPGATIMALPVATLLAASLALNRLARDHEIIAVRAGGASPVRLLAPAAVLGLLAMGLSVWLSGAAAPNARQASEALLRDVVLQQKTLVFKPHQFLDTGRGLVLYVEGVDERRDTIYGVHGFLLRPDAPPALMWAPEARFGATTLQVPTPRFYALDSTGGLTWVDSDSTSIDLTHVGGASSFRSNQMEDLTLAELQQRRRQAEAGGRGAGRSYVVEMHSRLAMAFSCVVFAFIAGPVTWRFGRGQSLVGVLATILVVFVFYVTMLWTRMLATSGAIPPLLATWGQDALFLGAALVAIWKQR; encoded by the coding sequence ATGAAGATACTCGACCGCTACCTGTTCGCCGAGATGTTCTGGCCCTTCGTGGGTGGTCTGCTGACCTTCGCGGTGCTCATCACGGGCCACATGCTGTTCCTGGCGATCGAGATCCTGGTGGACCACCACGTGCCGCTGTGGGGCGTCGTGCGCTACATCGGCTACCAGTTGCCCGGCGCCACGATCATGGCTCTGCCCGTGGCGACCTTGTTGGCTGCGTCGCTGGCGCTGAACCGGCTGGCGCGGGATCACGAGATCATCGCGGTGCGCGCCGGCGGGGCCAGCCCGGTGCGGCTCCTTGCGCCGGCGGCCGTGCTGGGGCTGCTGGCGATGGGCCTCTCGGTCTGGCTGAGCGGCGCGGCCGCACCGAACGCCCGTCAGGCCTCCGAGGCCCTGCTGCGAGATGTGGTGCTGCAGCAGAAGACGCTGGTGTTCAAGCCGCATCAGTTCCTGGATACCGGGCGCGGGCTGGTGCTGTACGTGGAGGGTGTGGACGAGCGGCGGGACACGATCTACGGGGTCCACGGCTTCCTGCTGCGACCGGACGCTCCTCCGGCGCTGATGTGGGCGCCTGAGGCGCGGTTCGGGGCGACGACGCTGCAGGTGCCGACGCCCCGGTTCTATGCGCTCGACTCCACCGGCGGCCTCACCTGGGTCGACTCGGACTCGACGAGCATTGACCTGACGCACGTCGGCGGCGCCTCGTCCTTCCGCAGCAACCAGATGGAGGACCTGACGCTGGCCGAATTGCAGCAGCGACGGCGGCAGGCGGAGGCCGGGGGACGCGGGGCGGGGCGGTCGTACGTGGTGGAGATGCACTCGCGGCTGGCGATGGCGTTCTCGTGCGTGGTGTTCGCCTTCATCGCCGGCCCGGTGACGTGGCGCTTCGGTCGCGGCCAGAGCCTGGTGGGCGTGTTGGCCACGATCCTGGTGGTCTTCGTTTTCTACGTGACGATGCTGTGGACGAGAATGCTGGCGACGTCGGGCGCTATCCCGCCCCTGCTGGCCACCTGGGGACAGGACGCGCTGTTCCTGGGCGCGGCCCTGGTGGCCATCTGGAAGCAAAGGTAA
- the trpC gene encoding indole-3-glycerol phosphate synthase TrpC, whose protein sequence is MTILDEIVAKRRERLQEEKAAVPLAELRAQLADLEDRIRNFRGALRGPFVRVIAEIKRASPSAGMLRDLFDPRSLAQDYAGGGAAAVSVLTEEDYFQGALLYLRRARSYMALPVMRKDFLTDPYQIFQARLWRADAVLLIAAILEISQLQDLLDLTHDLGMEALVETHDGDDMYKALSVGARVIGINNRDLKTMQIDLVQTEQLAKLAPPETILVSESGLHGREDIERLAQAGVDAVLIGTMLMKHDQPGSILCRLIDVPATPGRRAL, encoded by the coding sequence ATGACTATCCTCGACGAGATCGTCGCCAAACGCCGGGAACGTCTGCAGGAGGAGAAGGCGGCGGTGCCGCTGGCCGAGTTGCGGGCCCAACTGGCCGACCTGGAGGACCGCATCCGCAACTTCCGAGGGGCGCTGCGCGGCCCGTTCGTCCGCGTCATCGCCGAAATCAAGCGCGCCAGCCCGTCGGCGGGGATGCTGCGCGACCTCTTCGACCCGCGCTCGCTGGCCCAGGACTATGCGGGCGGCGGCGCGGCGGCCGTCTCGGTACTCACCGAGGAGGACTACTTCCAGGGCGCCCTGCTCTACCTGCGCCGCGCCCGCAGCTACATGGCCCTGCCGGTGATGCGCAAGGACTTCCTGACCGACCCCTACCAGATCTTCCAGGCGCGGCTGTGGCGCGCCGACGCCGTGCTGCTCATCGCCGCCATCCTGGAGATCAGCCAGCTCCAGGACCTGCTGGACCTCACCCACGACCTGGGCATGGAGGCCCTGGTGGAGACGCACGACGGGGACGACATGTACAAGGCGCTCTCCGTCGGAGCCCGGGTCATCGGCATCAACAACCGCGACCTCAAGACGATGCAGATAGACCTCGTGCAGACGGAGCAGCTGGCGAAGCTGGCGCCGCCGGAGACGATCCTGGTCAGCGAGAGCGGCCTCCACGGCCGCGAGGACATCGAGCGCCTGGCGCAGGCTGGGGTGGATGCGGTGCTTATCGGCACGATGCTGATGAAGCACGACCAGCCCGGGAGCATCCTGTGCAGGCTGATAGACGTGCCGGCGACGCCGGGGCGCCGCGCGTTGTGA
- a CDS encoding type II toxin-antitoxin system RelE/ParE family toxin gives MHRLRVGDYRIIYHMKDDQGVVKVLLVANRRDAYEQLERMTR, from the coding sequence GTGCATCGCTTGCGGGTCGGGGACTACCGGATCATCTACCACATGAAGGATGACCAGGGCGTCGTCAAGGTGCTACTCGTCGCCAACCGCCGCGATGCCTACGAGCAACTCGAACGGATGACGCGCTAG
- a CDS encoding DUF1559 domain-containing protein, which yields MTRRGFTLIELLVVIAIIAILAAILFPVFAKAREKARQSSCLSNAKQLGLAIMQYTQDYDEMLPASYYPGNPSSSNAWYEKIEPYLKNTQVLQCPSAGTTYPAYGWNYDYIGYGSSTSITVYSIGQITNPSETIMLADAGNYVIYSPTRYMPNYQTDTLFAYNYAGARHNEGANIAWCDGHAKWLHWSKYLLSNTLWDRN from the coding sequence ATGACTCGTCGGGGGTTCACGCTTATCGAGTTGCTGGTCGTGATCGCGATCATTGCCATTCTGGCCGCGATCCTCTTTCCCGTCTTCGCCAAGGCCCGCGAGAAGGCGCGGCAATCGTCGTGTCTGAGCAACGCCAAGCAACTCGGTCTCGCCATCATGCAGTACACGCAGGACTACGACGAGATGTTGCCCGCCTCGTACTACCCTGGCAATCCCTCTAGCAGCAACGCCTGGTATGAGAAGATCGAGCCGTACCTCAAGAACACACAGGTCCTGCAATGCCCCAGTGCCGGGACTACCTACCCGGCCTACGGCTGGAACTACGACTACATCGGCTATGGCAGTAGCACCAGCATCACGGTCTACTCCATCGGCCAGATCACCAACCCCTCCGAGACGATCATGCTGGCCGACGCGGGCAACTACGTCATCTACAGTCCCACCCGGTACATGCCCAACTACCAGACGGACACGTTGTTCGCCTACAACTATGCTGGCGCACGCCACAACGAAGGGGCCAATATCGCGTGGTGTGACGGACACGCCAAGTGGCTGCACTGGAGCAAGTACCTGCTGTCGAACACGCTCTGGGATCGCAACTGA
- a CDS encoding C45 family autoproteolytic acyltransferase/hydrolase has protein sequence MLTLQTHGTWREMGRQLGEAFREEIARAQQLFAPWLVAERERYAPALARLEALLRAQCPELLEEALGMAEGAHLPPEVGLGYRLFNQVPLFLDTGCSVVFRRETDSGPLLGRNCDLGPNELSLQLCQTRRPPGQPATLETTYVGLAAGPCLNEFGLGWGGASAAADAQGREGLPSPVLFHWLMHTCRTVAEGRRLFAAHAFLGKPANILLADETGDSALYEFVPGLSPREVPSTHGGVWQGATNFMTSEAAPWGAGPAYTQNAYARYGRIVQALDRGLVEGSVAGMHELLVSIAQPGPVCPETPGLITAYSQVMDLRARTMHLWPGHPAQVEPVTVGL, from the coding sequence ATGCTCACCCTCCAAACACACGGCACGTGGCGGGAGATGGGCCGCCAGCTTGGCGAAGCCTTCCGCGAGGAGATCGCGCGGGCACAGCAGCTCTTCGCGCCGTGGCTGGTGGCCGAGCGCGAGCGGTACGCCCCGGCGCTGGCACGGCTGGAGGCGCTGCTGCGGGCGCAGTGCCCTGAGCTGCTGGAGGAGGCCCTGGGCATGGCCGAGGGGGCGCACCTGCCCCCGGAGGTCGGCCTGGGCTACCGCCTGTTCAACCAGGTGCCCCTGTTCCTGGACACCGGCTGCTCGGTCGTGTTCAGGCGCGAGACGGACAGCGGGCCGCTGCTGGGGCGCAACTGCGATCTGGGGCCGAACGAACTGTCGCTGCAGCTATGCCAGACGCGCCGCCCGCCCGGCCAGCCCGCCACCCTCGAGACCACCTATGTCGGCCTGGCGGCCGGGCCGTGCCTCAATGAGTTCGGCCTCGGCTGGGGCGGGGCCAGCGCCGCGGCCGACGCACAGGGCCGCGAGGGGTTGCCCAGCCCGGTCCTGTTCCACTGGCTCATGCACACCTGCCGCACCGTGGCCGAGGGGCGGCGGCTGTTCGCGGCCCACGCGTTCCTGGGCAAGCCGGCCAACATCCTCCTCGCCGATGAGACAGGCGACAGCGCGCTGTACGAGTTCGTGCCCGGGCTATCCCCGCGTGAGGTGCCGTCCACGCATGGCGGTGTCTGGCAGGGGGCGACCAACTTCATGACCTCGGAGGCCGCGCCGTGGGGCGCGGGGCCGGCCTACACGCAGAATGCGTACGCGCGCTACGGGCGGATTGTGCAGGCCCTGGACAGGGGACTGGTCGAGGGGTCAGTGGCGGGGATGCACGAGCTGCTGGTCAGCATCGCCCAACCGGGGCCGGTCTGCCCCGAGACGCCGGGGCTCATCACGGCCTATTCGCAGGTGATGGACCTGCGGGCCCGCACGATGCATCTGTGGCCCGGCCATCCGGCACAGGTCGAGCCGGTCACGGTGGGCCTATGA
- a CDS encoding nucleotidyltransferase domain-containing protein yields MAGIFTPQYRQHVLEVLLAELEQDRRIAAAIVVGSGATGFADEHSDIDLAAVVADGVPVSEAWGDWRRRIRELLPVWACSEVVYGPESTLLVLMLEGYLEVDLGFVSTEEVAARRPRWKVAFDRTGRVDALMRESLREVEPVDPSAFLSRRLDGIWHYVLRAAVALQRGQRWSAIHELDVIRTRAIELACLRSGLDSRHFRAVNELPEETLAALESTLPAGTSPDGLGRALRAAAELFFSQAEVVAGAEAAQAVRLRELMRQYLDAAGVSS; encoded by the coding sequence ATGGCCGGGATATTCACGCCACAGTACCGGCAGCATGTCCTGGAAGTGCTCCTGGCGGAGTTGGAGCAGGACCGGCGCATCGCCGCCGCCATTGTGGTCGGCTCAGGCGCCACCGGCTTCGCGGACGAGCACTCAGACATAGACCTGGCGGCGGTCGTGGCCGATGGGGTGCCCGTGAGCGAGGCGTGGGGTGACTGGCGACGCCGGATACGCGAACTGCTTCCGGTGTGGGCTTGCTCCGAAGTGGTGTACGGCCCGGAGAGCACCCTCCTGGTGCTGATGCTCGAAGGCTACCTGGAGGTGGACCTGGGCTTCGTCAGCACGGAGGAGGTGGCGGCACGACGGCCGAGGTGGAAAGTCGCCTTTGACCGGACTGGCCGCGTGGACGCTCTCATGCGCGAGAGCCTGCGCGAGGTCGAGCCGGTGGACCCCTCTGCGTTCCTGAGCCGGCGTCTCGACGGGATCTGGCACTATGTCCTCCGCGCGGCGGTGGCGCTGCAACGCGGGCAGCGGTGGTCGGCGATCCATGAACTGGACGTGATCCGCACGCGCGCCATCGAACTCGCCTGTCTGCGCAGCGGTCTGGACAGCCGCCACTTCCGGGCCGTCAACGAGCTGCCGGAGGAGACGCTGGCGGCACTGGAGAGCACACTGCCGGCGGGTACCTCGCCGGACGGCCTGGGGCGGGCCCTGCGCGCAGCGGCGGAGCTGTTCTTCAGCCAGGCGGAGGTCGTCGCTGGGGCGGAGGCTGCGCAAGCAGTGCGCTTGAGGGAGCTGATGCGCCAGTACCTCGATGCGGCCGGCGTCTCGTCATAG
- a CDS encoding NUDIX hydrolase, which yields MADEPQACQCEHCATYGPEHVPARCAICGWEGECPNCGAPEHRGETRLMDWSSRKVTADIIIPNLDGRVLLIQRAGRMAGKWAIPGGYVSREHSPAETAIKEAQEEVGLTPRLDRQFHTYGAVGRDPGATNVTVVYLAYPTADEPVANPEEVLALKWADEATVRAMDAAGEIAFDHGLVLADYFYLRGMLER from the coding sequence ATGGCGGACGAACCGCAGGCCTGTCAGTGTGAGCATTGCGCCACCTACGGACCGGAGCACGTGCCGGCGCGCTGCGCCATCTGCGGGTGGGAGGGCGAGTGCCCGAACTGCGGCGCGCCCGAGCACCGGGGCGAGACGCGCCTGATGGACTGGTCCAGCCGCAAGGTGACGGCCGACATCATCATCCCGAACCTGGACGGTCGGGTGCTGCTCATCCAGCGAGCCGGGCGCATGGCCGGCAAGTGGGCCATTCCGGGTGGCTACGTGAGCCGGGAGCACAGCCCGGCGGAGACGGCGATCAAGGAGGCGCAGGAGGAGGTGGGTCTGACGCCGCGCCTGGATCGGCAGTTCCACACCTATGGCGCGGTCGGCCGCGATCCGGGCGCGACCAACGTCACCGTCGTCTACCTCGCCTACCCGACCGCCGATGAGCCCGTCGCGAACCCCGAGGAAGTGCTGGCCCTGAAGTGGGCGGACGAGGCGACCGTGCGCGCGATGGACGCCGCCGGCGAGATTGCCTTCGACCATGGGCTGGTGCTGGCAGACTACTTCTATCTGCGCGGGATGCTGGAGCGCTGA
- a CDS encoding ATP-dependent RecD-like DNA helicase: MDLPDLDQFHGAITSIVYQDAERGFVIAEFTPEEGKPLTIVGVIPGAVVGENLRVRGRWEKHAKYGQQLRVESYELVRPSTARGIIAYLSGGLVKGIGPKLASALVQHFGEGVLDILDHHPERLREAPGIGPKKAEALAASWQEHKDVHRIMLFLQEHGAGPTLASRIYERYRSNAMHVMEAEPYRLAREVRGIGFHTADRMARAAGIHQDDPQRLMAGVLHALTEAAGEGHFYLPRDLVLAGARQVLHVDDQLIDLALEQCVQAEYVVQERGLSSPQPDSRGLESLRSDAYFLPEALQIEKELAGLLLRLVTMEAASCADAQPAQRKATCRNTPTCEQLQAWLQRREAMGALPLTDTQAAAVCTALQHPVTIITGGPGTGKTTITRALADAGVGLKWRVALCSPTGRAAKRLSQLSGQPASTIHRLLSWDPGAGRFRFNGAEPLPVDLLIVDEASMVDAPLARDLMRAVPSGAQVVFIGDADQLPSVGPGNFLHDLIDSERFPVVRLTEIFRQAEGGEIVAHAHLIRQGEMPDFVRGANWHGEDCVLMERETAEQAAQAVLRVVTRSLPGLQYGLDDMQVITPMHRGPAGVAALNEALQQALNPPRPGLAEARRGDTVFREGDRVLQTANDYDRNVFNGDIGRIEHIDVANKTLTVRFDQAPVAYEFSALDELELAYALTIHKAQGSEYPAVVMVIHSTHYIMLRRNLFYTALTRAEKLAVIVGDRKGVWKAIKTAGENERLTRLAERLRGELPHEAIAERLHFDEAEDEA, translated from the coding sequence TCACGCCCGAGGAGGGGAAGCCCCTCACCATCGTCGGCGTCATCCCCGGCGCCGTCGTGGGAGAGAACCTGCGCGTGCGGGGGCGATGGGAGAAGCACGCCAAGTACGGTCAGCAACTGCGCGTCGAGAGCTATGAACTCGTGCGGCCCTCCACGGCCCGCGGCATCATCGCCTACCTCAGCGGCGGGCTCGTGAAGGGCATCGGGCCCAAGCTCGCCAGCGCCCTCGTGCAGCACTTCGGCGAAGGGGTGCTGGACATCCTCGACCACCACCCCGAGCGCCTGCGCGAAGCCCCCGGCATCGGCCCCAAGAAGGCCGAGGCGCTCGCGGCGTCGTGGCAGGAGCACAAGGACGTCCACCGCATCATGCTCTTTCTGCAGGAGCATGGCGCCGGACCGACGCTGGCCTCGCGCATCTACGAGCGCTACCGCAGCAACGCCATGCACGTCATGGAGGCCGAACCGTACCGGCTGGCGCGCGAGGTGCGCGGCATTGGCTTCCACACCGCCGACCGCATGGCGCGCGCCGCCGGCATACATCAGGACGATCCCCAGCGCCTCATGGCTGGCGTCCTGCACGCCCTGACTGAGGCCGCCGGCGAGGGGCACTTCTACCTGCCGCGCGACCTGGTGCTGGCCGGAGCGCGGCAGGTGCTCCACGTGGACGACCAGCTCATCGATCTGGCGCTGGAGCAGTGCGTCCAGGCGGAGTATGTGGTGCAGGAGCGCGGGCTTTCCAGCCCGCAGCCCGACAGTCGCGGGCTGGAAAGCCTACGGTCCGATGCCTACTTTCTCCCCGAGGCTCTGCAGATCGAGAAGGAGCTGGCCGGGCTGTTGTTGCGGCTGGTGACCATGGAGGCGGCGTCGTGTGCAGACGCACAGCCCGCCCAGCGGAAGGCCACGTGCCGCAACACGCCGACCTGTGAGCAGCTCCAGGCCTGGCTGCAGCGCCGCGAGGCCATGGGGGCGCTGCCCCTGACCGACACACAGGCGGCGGCGGTCTGCACGGCCCTGCAGCACCCGGTCACGATCATCACCGGCGGCCCCGGCACCGGCAAGACGACCATCACGCGCGCCCTGGCCGACGCGGGGGTGGGGCTCAAGTGGCGGGTGGCGCTGTGCTCGCCCACGGGCCGGGCCGCCAAACGCCTCAGCCAGCTCTCCGGCCAGCCGGCCAGCACCATCCACCGTCTGCTCTCATGGGACCCGGGCGCGGGACGCTTCCGCTTCAACGGGGCTGAGCCGCTGCCGGTGGACCTGCTGATCGTGGACGAAGCCAGCATGGTGGATGCGCCGCTGGCGCGGGACCTGATGCGGGCGGTGCCGTCCGGCGCGCAGGTCGTGTTCATCGGCGACGCGGACCAACTCCCCAGCGTCGGGCCCGGCAACTTCTTGCATGATCTCATTGACAGCGAGCGCTTCCCGGTCGTGCGGCTCACCGAGATCTTCCGCCAGGCCGAGGGGGGCGAGATCGTCGCCCATGCCCATCTGATCCGCCAGGGCGAGATGCCCGACTTCGTGCGCGGGGCCAACTGGCACGGCGAGGACTGCGTGCTAATGGAGCGCGAGACGGCCGAGCAGGCCGCGCAGGCTGTCTTGCGGGTCGTGACCCGAAGCCTGCCCGGCCTCCAGTACGGCCTGGATGACATGCAGGTCATCACGCCGATGCACCGCGGGCCGGCGGGCGTAGCGGCGCTGAACGAGGCCCTCCAGCAGGCGCTCAACCCGCCGAGGCCCGGCCTCGCCGAGGCCCGCCGCGGCGACACGGTCTTCCGCGAGGGCGACCGGGTGCTGCAGACGGCCAATGACTACGACCGCAACGTCTTCAATGGCGACATCGGGCGCATCGAGCACATTGACGTGGCGAACAAGACGCTGACGGTGCGCTTCGACCAGGCGCCGGTGGCGTACGAGTTCTCGGCTCTGGATGAGCTGGAACTGGCCTATGCGCTGACGATCCACAAGGCGCAGGGCAGCGAGTACCCGGCAGTCGTCATGGTCATCCACAGCACCCACTACATCATGCTGCGACGCAACCTGTTCTACACGGCGCTGACGCGCGCGGAGAAGCTCGCGGTGATCGTCGGCGACCGCAAGGGCGTGTGGAAGGCGATCAAGACCGCCGGAGAGAACGAGCGCCTGACGCGGCTGGCGGAGCGCCTGCGGGGGGAGCTGCCGCACGAGGCCATTGCCGAACGACTGCACTTCGACGAAGCAGAGGATGAAGCTTGA